The bacterium sequence ATCAACCGTACCCATACTCACTAACTCCTTTTCTATCAGCCTAAGCTTACTGTTCATATGCAGTACCCACAGGCACTCTCGGTCTATCTTGGCTTCGCTCTGCATGAACTCATAAACTTTCTTTGGGCTGTTTAACTTCTCCTCGGTCGCTTCTTTCACCATCATAAATTTCAATCCTTTCTTCACTATATAGTTCATTTTTTCGTTTGGTTCGTTTTTTACTCTACCAAAGGTGACATAAGCGTTTTCTCGATGAAAATGACCATATTGAGCGGTAGCGTGAGCAGTTGCTCTATGCCTTGTATCTCCTTCTTGAGGTTGTTTGCTCGTTCTTTGAATTCCAGTTGCTGGTCGAGTGGCAATGCCGGGTTATGTGCGTGGAACTTGCATTCTTCAAGTTTTTTCTCAAGATGGGTTTTGTTGCACTGTAAGTCTTCCTTTTTAAGAACAACAAATTCGGAATTGTTTTTGTTCGCGCTGTTCATTTTTGTTTTAATGTTCTATTTGCCCTGTTAGTTCGAGCAGTGCATAATGCAACTCCTGCTCGCACACCGGACAGACGAAATAGACTATTTTGCGCTTGTGAGCGATGTTTTTTACTAGCCCAAAGCAACGCGCGCCGCACTCCTGGCATTTTATCGGTGTTTCTTCATAGTCGTAGCTGTTCGTTTTTGTTTTTACCTTTTGTTTTAAAAGTCTTATAGTCATGCACAACGCATCGAATACCCCTGCCCAGAATGCTCTACACTCTTCATCTGTCCAGTATCCTTTACTACTCTCTTCGGT is a genomic window containing:
- a CDS encoding JAB domain-containing protein, which gives rise to MNYIVKKGLKFMMVKEATEEKLNSPKKVYEFMQSEAKIDRECLWVLHMNSKLRLIEKELVSMGTVDGAHAHPREIFKKAILNSSSSIIVVHNHPSGDPVPTEEDKKVAKRLKQSGEILDIPV